A section of the Hirschia baltica ATCC 49814 genome encodes:
- a CDS encoding TonB-dependent siderophore receptor has translation MLKYGLLITSALVAISPVCAQTTKADETSVQETVVVTGTPSIFGATKSEIPLLETPRSLSIITAEEFLDRGALSLSNTLNYTAGVTGNAFGYATRGDFTSIRGLDAPEYQDNLQVLFGNYNNARADIYTLDQVEVLKGPASVLYGQAAPGGIVSTISKVAGADKLGKEVVLTAGTDNRLQASTDLGFDLSGDGKWTARFVGLVRDSETPIDFVEDNAIVLAPSLTYTNDKTTLTALINYTDRESDTSSQFLPLAATACGSSDVTISLADVCAGSTGQEVDPSVYVGDPNFNKYNTEATTISLIGTHQINDIFTFEGTARYRDNEADYDQTWISFLGAGTPRVSPDGVAFGRTWSSSDAGSTQYAFDARLRAKFRTGAIAHEILTGVNYQDVESFNNSASFYARPTTFNIFDPVYDGSEVPTMAEFNAARTLAEDATKATDVYLTDYMSVGNLIVNAGVRFSAVESNDAASTQDDNETPLTLGALYKTNIGLNPYISYAESFRATIGTDIVTGTSLKPRKGKQSEIGLKYQPIGSASYVTIAYFDLEEDNLVEYVAGGRTQPGLSIETTGFELEALLKVNAFAFDLDLQKLDSENVDANGVGTTRPSLPDTTGSIWASWEPEDGALEGLRIGLGARYANENESNGIAYPASAGFAPTPIRVETDGYTVFDALIGYEYNDLDFTLNVRNLTDEEYYATCLARGDCFVGETRSVVASVKKRF, from the coding sequence ATGCTCAAATACGGACTTTTAATCACTTCAGCACTTGTCGCTATCAGCCCAGTGTGTGCGCAAACGACAAAAGCAGATGAAACGTCTGTGCAAGAAACAGTTGTTGTTACCGGTACGCCTTCAATTTTTGGTGCGACTAAATCTGAAATACCCCTTCTAGAAACACCTCGCTCACTATCCATTATTACGGCAGAGGAATTTCTTGATCGCGGTGCTTTGTCTTTAAGCAATACGCTAAACTACACAGCCGGTGTGACTGGGAATGCATTTGGATATGCAACACGCGGCGATTTTACCAGTATTCGCGGCCTCGACGCACCAGAATACCAAGACAACCTTCAAGTTCTATTTGGTAACTATAACAATGCACGCGCAGACATATACACATTAGATCAGGTCGAAGTTCTTAAAGGACCAGCATCTGTTCTTTATGGTCAAGCGGCTCCCGGTGGTATTGTGAGTACTATATCTAAGGTTGCCGGTGCCGATAAACTCGGTAAAGAGGTCGTGCTGACTGCTGGAACAGATAATCGTCTACAAGCATCAACTGATCTTGGCTTCGATCTATCTGGTGATGGCAAATGGACTGCGCGCTTTGTAGGTCTTGTGCGTGATAGCGAAACACCAATTGATTTTGTCGAAGATAATGCAATCGTGCTCGCGCCATCTCTAACTTACACAAATGATAAAACCACGCTTACGGCACTGATCAACTACACTGACCGTGAAAGTGATACATCTTCACAATTCCTACCTTTGGCCGCGACAGCGTGCGGAAGTAGTGACGTGACAATTTCACTGGCGGATGTGTGTGCGGGATCAACGGGCCAGGAGGTTGACCCATCTGTGTATGTAGGCGACCCCAACTTCAACAAATACAACACTGAAGCGACAACGATTAGTCTAATCGGAACACACCAGATCAACGATATTTTCACGTTTGAAGGCACAGCGCGCTACCGTGACAATGAAGCAGATTATGATCAAACTTGGATTTCTTTCCTAGGTGCCGGCACGCCAAGGGTTTCCCCTGATGGAGTTGCATTCGGACGCACTTGGTCAAGTTCTGACGCTGGTTCAACACAATATGCGTTCGACGCGCGTTTGCGGGCTAAATTCCGAACCGGTGCAATTGCGCACGAAATTCTTACAGGTGTGAACTATCAAGATGTTGAATCATTCAACAACTCAGCCTCTTTCTACGCTCGTCCAACAACATTCAACATATTTGATCCAGTATATGATGGTTCTGAAGTACCAACAATGGCCGAGTTTAATGCCGCAAGAACGCTGGCAGAAGATGCAACAAAGGCAACAGATGTTTATCTGACAGACTATATGTCTGTTGGTAATCTTATTGTGAATGCTGGTGTGCGTTTCTCCGCAGTTGAATCCAATGACGCAGCGAGCACCCAAGATGACAATGAAACACCGCTTACATTAGGTGCACTATACAAAACGAACATTGGGCTAAACCCATATATTAGTTATGCAGAATCATTTCGTGCGACAATCGGAACTGATATCGTAACAGGTACATCCTTGAAGCCAAGAAAAGGAAAGCAATCTGAAATTGGTTTAAAATACCAACCAATTGGCAGCGCAAGCTATGTGACAATTGCTTATTTTGATCTTGAAGAAGACAATTTGGTGGAGTACGTCGCGGGTGGTCGCACACAACCAGGACTAAGCATTGAAACAACAGGTTTCGAATTAGAAGCCCTGCTAAAAGTGAATGCATTCGCTTTCGACTTAGATCTACAAAAACTTGATTCGGAAAATGTGGATGCAAATGGCGTCGGCACAACACGTCCAAGTTTGCCGGACACAACTGGATCAATCTGGGCAAGTTGGGAACCTGAAGATGGTGCCCTTGAAGGGCTCCGCATTGGTTTAGGTGCGCGATATGCTAACGAAAATGAAAGCAATGGAATTGCTTATCCAGCGTCTGCTGGATTTGCGCCAACACCAATTCGCGTCGAAACCGATGGATATACAGTGTTTGATGCCCTTATCGGGTATGAATACAATGATCTGGACTTTACCCTCAATGTTCGTAACCTGACAGACGAAGAGTATTATGCAACATGTCTGGCGCGTGGTGATTGCTTCGTCGGTGAAACTCGTTCTGTTGTGGCAAGTGTAAAAAAACGGTTCTAA
- a CDS encoding DUF962 domain-containing protein, whose product MPKPDVRISSFADFYPYYLTEHSDPDCRKLHYVGTFFSILAVIAAIFINPFWLIAAPLAGYGFAWFAHFKVEKNRPATFTYPVWSLMGDYKMFFSWLTGKLPAQLMAAGIVDAPADNVSET is encoded by the coding sequence ATGCCAAAACCAGATGTGCGTATTTCTAGCTTTGCAGACTTCTATCCATATTACCTCACTGAGCATTCAGATCCTGATTGCCGTAAACTGCATTATGTCGGTACGTTTTTCTCTATCCTTGCTGTAATAGCGGCAATTTTTATAAATCCCTTTTGGTTGATTGCAGCCCCGCTAGCCGGATATGGCTTTGCTTGGTTTGCTCATTTTAAAGTCGAGAAAAACAGGCCAGCGACATTTACATATCCGGTATGGTCCTTGATGGGGGATTACAAGATGTTTTTTAGTTGGTTGACTGGTAAATTACCGGCACAATTAATGGCTGCTGGCATTGTTGATGCGCCTGCAGATAACGTTTCTGAAACTTAG
- a CDS encoding TonB-dependent receptor domain-containing protein, with product MKKSLVVVSLCAGSVGLTGIAAAQDELNLDTIVIESSRILNPELGIIKPELTLDSSDISAYGVTSLEDLLTEISTVTGGGSGRPEMLLNGKRISGFREIRKYPPEALERVEVLSEDAALRYGFRPDKKVINFILKENFHSLTAEAGVEAPSDGGQFITEIELNNLQLSGENRRWNTDFEYNTQDALFESDRDIVYADGEDGTMRTLEPEQDTLDLVGSFSHMLPGEISATYLGSIVNENANSVLGADNDGNLNVREQDTLTGEASFVLNKMLDTGNWTVNGAYSYENVDRVTGIATSPEDDSTSQTTTDGLSVDAVYFRNLFSLPAGFVGTTIQSGYSKTELSSSSMSGGEEEQTELSRDNLNAQISLDVPVLTEEFVLGAISTNFNGQLSDVSDAGELLSYGYGLTWQPLSQLQLMASSTYSENAPTVSQLGAAYQVTPNSRVFDFSTGQTIENVEKITGGNADLQNEESQLLRLNASWEPFSERRVNIVATYTDERIENVISSFPDLTPIIEEAYADRVVRDDDGQLVSIDTRALNFAEKIEKKLSLSLNWSKSLKANERPELSTEERQKLRAVMSKRRSKDEAPPSEGPPEEGSPDAGAAPPKQAASARGGAGRGGPPGGGRGPGPGGRGQGRIYFSASYDLALEDTLLISEGGTKLDLLNGDTISSAGGTSEHTFSARGGYSKGAIGLNTRMNWESGTQVNGSQLGTLDFDPLLTIDARIRYDFDNKPKLIAKYPLLSATSISLSVDNIFNEKRNVTSADGSVPISYQPDILDPLGRVIEIKFRKLIF from the coding sequence ATGAAGAAATCACTTGTTGTTGTGAGTTTGTGTGCTGGTTCAGTTGGTTTGACTGGCATAGCAGCGGCGCAGGATGAATTAAATTTAGATACGATTGTAATTGAAAGCTCAAGAATATTAAATCCTGAATTGGGTATTATCAAACCTGAACTCACTTTGGATTCTTCGGATATCAGTGCGTATGGGGTAACTAGTTTAGAGGACCTTCTTACTGAAATCTCGACAGTGACAGGTGGAGGCAGCGGGCGCCCAGAAATGTTGCTGAACGGCAAACGTATTTCAGGATTTAGAGAGATCCGTAAATATCCGCCTGAAGCTTTGGAGCGCGTTGAAGTTCTTTCAGAAGATGCTGCTCTTCGCTATGGGTTTCGTCCAGATAAAAAAGTTATCAATTTCATTTTAAAAGAAAATTTTCATTCTTTAACAGCAGAAGCAGGTGTTGAAGCTCCCTCTGATGGTGGGCAGTTTATAACAGAAATTGAGCTAAATAATCTTCAGCTTTCAGGTGAAAACCGGCGATGGAATACTGATTTTGAATACAATACTCAGGATGCACTTTTTGAAAGTGATCGCGATATTGTATATGCTGATGGTGAAGATGGAACAATGCGTACATTGGAACCAGAACAAGATACGCTTGATCTGGTTGGCAGCTTCTCACACATGCTTCCCGGTGAAATAAGCGCAACATATCTTGGCTCTATTGTGAATGAAAATGCCAATAGTGTGTTGGGTGCGGATAATGACGGTAATCTAAATGTTCGGGAACAAGACACTTTAACTGGTGAGGCCAGCTTCGTTCTGAACAAAATGCTTGATACCGGAAACTGGACGGTGAATGGCGCGTATTCCTATGAAAATGTAGATCGGGTCACAGGAATAGCCACTTCTCCAGAAGATGATTCTACATCCCAGACGACGACGGATGGCTTGTCGGTTGACGCTGTATATTTCCGCAATTTGTTTTCATTGCCAGCAGGATTTGTCGGCACGACGATCCAAAGTGGGTATAGCAAAACTGAGCTTTCAAGTTCATCCATGTCTGGTGGGGAAGAGGAGCAAACGGAATTATCGAGAGACAATTTAAATGCTCAGATTAGTCTCGATGTGCCGGTTCTAACTGAAGAGTTTGTTTTGGGAGCCATTTCAACAAACTTTAATGGTCAATTGAGTGACGTCTCTGATGCCGGTGAATTGCTGTCGTATGGTTATGGGCTGACATGGCAACCCTTGAGCCAGTTGCAGCTTATGGCTTCGTCGACATATTCAGAGAATGCACCGACTGTTTCACAATTGGGAGCTGCCTATCAGGTGACACCCAATTCGCGTGTATTTGATTTCTCAACCGGGCAGACTATTGAAAATGTAGAGAAAATAACTGGTGGAAATGCTGATTTGCAAAATGAAGAAAGCCAGCTTCTACGTTTGAATGCGTCATGGGAGCCATTTTCTGAGCGGCGCGTGAACATTGTCGCGACTTATACCGATGAGCGTATTGAGAATGTTATCTCTTCGTTTCCTGATTTAACCCCCATTATCGAGGAGGCATATGCTGACCGTGTCGTGCGCGATGATGATGGGCAGCTTGTATCTATCGATACACGTGCTTTGAATTTTGCCGAAAAAATTGAGAAGAAGCTGAGCCTTAGTTTAAATTGGTCCAAATCATTAAAGGCAAATGAGCGTCCTGAATTATCAACTGAAGAGCGCCAGAAATTACGTGCGGTAATGAGTAAGCGCCGCAGTAAAGATGAGGCACCACCAAGCGAGGGGCCGCCAGAGGAGGGTAGTCCAGACGCGGGTGCGGCTCCTCCTAAACAGGCTGCTTCGGCGCGCGGTGGGGCAGGACGAGGCGGCCCTCCTGGTGGAGGTCGTGGCCCCGGCCCAGGAGGACGCGGTCAAGGACGTATTTATTTCTCAGCATCTTATGATCTTGCCTTAGAGGACACGCTGTTAATCTCTGAAGGTGGCACAAAACTAGACTTGTTAAATGGAGATACGATTAGTTCTGCTGGTGGTACATCCGAGCACACATTTTCAGCGCGAGGCGGGTATTCCAAAGGTGCAATTGGTTTGAATACGCGCATGAATTGGGAAAGTGGCACGCAGGTAAATGGAAGTCAGTTAGGGACGCTAGATTTTGATCCATTACTGACAATAGATGCGCGGATACGCTATGATTTTGACAATAAACCTAAGTTGATTGCGAAATATCCATTGCTGAGTGCGACGAGTATTTCATTGAGCGTTGATAACATTTTCAATGAAAAGCGTAATGTCACAAGTGCTGATGGAAGTGTACCTATCAGCTATCAACCTGATATTCTCGACCCGTTGGGCCGAGTTATTGAAATAAAGTTTCGGAAATTGATATTTTAA
- a CDS encoding aromatic ring-hydroxylating oxygenase subunit alpha, with the protein MPADTTDISSTPSPAKKKVGITEEGWLTDCWYFAATSKELLAGKHINREILGQPVLLGRSGDGRAFALRDICPHRLVPLSSGKQIDTDGSATIECPYHGWRFGTSDGECKHMPSLTPDDTMEPTRVKVRKYPLHEANGVVYIYVSHNPRFDGEPVIAPPEFGKLPYAPSFIIEEDFNAHMDDAVVGLMDPAHVPFVHNQWWWRPPSSGFKIKQKPFEPRTRGWAIARHKPSGNSKLYSMVFGNEVTTEIVFQLPGMRWEVVENETARFFTLTCLTPQQEKLTKVTQITWIENAPLLKLASPIVKRMGRTFLLQDKEMVNLQNRGMKYQKAMLWIDDIDIQAKWYQQLKREWATARTESREFSNPIEPKTLSWRS; encoded by the coding sequence ATGCCAGCAGACACAACAGATATTTCATCCACACCTTCGCCTGCCAAAAAGAAAGTTGGTATTACCGAAGAGGGCTGGCTGACCGATTGTTGGTATTTTGCCGCCACATCCAAAGAACTACTCGCAGGAAAGCACATAAACCGTGAAATTCTCGGCCAACCCGTCCTGCTAGGGCGATCTGGCGATGGCAGGGCATTTGCACTGCGAGATATCTGCCCACACCGTCTTGTGCCACTGTCTTCCGGCAAACAGATAGATACTGACGGATCGGCTACAATCGAATGCCCCTATCATGGTTGGCGATTTGGCACATCTGACGGCGAATGCAAGCATATGCCATCTCTTACGCCAGATGACACCATGGAGCCGACAAGGGTCAAAGTGCGCAAATATCCGCTGCATGAAGCCAATGGCGTTGTGTATATCTATGTGTCGCATAATCCGCGTTTTGATGGCGAACCTGTTATTGCTCCACCCGAATTTGGCAAACTTCCATATGCGCCCAGTTTCATAATTGAAGAGGACTTTAACGCACATATGGATGACGCCGTCGTTGGATTGATGGACCCAGCACACGTGCCGTTTGTGCATAATCAATGGTGGTGGCGTCCGCCGTCTTCCGGTTTCAAAATCAAACAAAAGCCCTTTGAACCCCGCACACGTGGCTGGGCCATTGCACGCCACAAACCATCAGGCAACTCCAAACTATACTCCATGGTTTTTGGTAACGAAGTAACAACAGAAATCGTTTTTCAATTGCCGGGCATGCGTTGGGAAGTTGTTGAAAATGAAACAGCCCGTTTTTTCACACTTACCTGCCTAACGCCGCAACAGGAAAAGCTAACCAAAGTGACGCAAATCACATGGATAGAAAATGCACCTTTGTTGAAATTAGCCTCACCAATTGTGAAACGCATGGGTCGCACTTTCTTGCTGCAAGATAAGGAAATGGTGAATCTTCAAAACAGAGGCATGAAATATCAAAAAGCCATGCTGTGGATTGACGACATAGACATTCAGGCCAAATGGTATCAACAGCTTAAACGCGAATGGGCCACTGCACGCACAGAAAGCCGTGAGTTCAGCAACCCTATCGAACCAAAAACCCTAAGCTGGCGCAGCTAA
- the ccrA gene encoding crotonyl-CoA carboxylase/reductase: MLDTPKKDLYDLGELPPPYHVPKQMHAWAIRRERHGRPNQSMQLEVVDTPELGEHDVLVYVMAAGVNYNGVWAGLGEPISPFDVHNQDYHIAGSDASGIVWAVGKSVKRWKPGDEVVIHCNQDDGDDEECNGGDPMYSDSQRIWGYETPDGSFAQFCRVQDRQLMKRPTHLSWEEAACYTLTLATAYRMLFGHAPHEIKPGQHVLVWGASGGLGSFAVQLATIAGAKAIGVVSSEDKKQFVLDQGAVAVLNRKDFNCWGQLPTVNGPEFGDYMKECRKFGKAIREITGGKDLDMVFEHPGESTMPVSVFLVKRGGMVVICAGTTGFNLTMDARFLWMRQKRVQGSHFANLKQAAAANELVCQERIDPCMSEVFPWAEIPAAHEKMLDNKHLPGNMAVLVNAPKAGMKTLEGMK; encoded by the coding sequence ATGCTAGATACACCAAAGAAAGATCTGTACGATTTAGGTGAGCTTCCGCCGCCTTATCATGTGCCAAAACAAATGCACGCTTGGGCAATCCGTCGCGAACGACACGGCCGCCCTAACCAATCCATGCAGCTGGAAGTCGTTGATACACCAGAATTGGGTGAACATGATGTCCTCGTTTATGTTATGGCGGCAGGTGTAAATTATAATGGTGTTTGGGCAGGCCTTGGTGAACCTATCTCCCCTTTTGATGTACACAATCAAGACTACCACATTGCCGGTTCTGATGCTTCAGGCATCGTTTGGGCTGTTGGTAAAAGCGTAAAACGCTGGAAGCCCGGCGATGAAGTTGTCATCCACTGTAATCAGGATGATGGCGATGATGAAGAATGCAATGGCGGCGACCCAATGTACTCCGATTCCCAACGTATCTGGGGATATGAAACACCAGATGGCTCGTTTGCACAGTTTTGCCGCGTACAAGACAGACAACTAATGAAGCGCCCAACCCATCTTTCTTGGGAAGAGGCCGCCTGTTATACGCTTACCTTAGCAACAGCTTACCGCATGCTATTTGGACATGCACCACATGAAATCAAACCAGGCCAACACGTACTTGTATGGGGAGCTTCAGGTGGTCTTGGGTCATTTGCTGTTCAGCTTGCTACAATTGCTGGAGCCAAAGCAATCGGTGTTGTTTCATCAGAAGATAAGAAACAATTCGTGCTCGATCAGGGGGCTGTGGCCGTTCTCAACCGCAAAGACTTTAATTGTTGGGGCCAATTGCCAACAGTGAACGGTCCTGAATTTGGGGATTATATGAAGGAATGCCGCAAATTCGGCAAAGCCATTCGTGAAATCACAGGCGGCAAAGACCTAGACATGGTGTTTGAACACCCAGGCGAATCAACAATGCCGGTTTCAGTTTTCCTTGTAAAACGCGGCGGCATGGTTGTCATATGTGCAGGAACAACAGGCTTTAACCTAACAATGGATGCTCGCTTCCTGTGGATGCGCCAAAAACGCGTTCAGGGTTCTCACTTCGCCAATCTAAAACAGGCAGCCGCAGCAAACGAACTTGTGTGTCAGGAACGCATTGACCCATGTATGTCAGAAGTCTTCCCTTGGGCAGAAATTCCAGCAGCACATGAAAAAATGCTCGATAACAAACACCTTCCAGGAAATATGGCTGTTCTGGTGAACGCACCCAAAGCTGGCATGAAAACCCTAGAAGGCATGAAATAA